The segment ATAATAGCGGTACCGCTTAAGCGAGGCTGAAAAACCTGGTGAAACTAATTGTAAGGAGAATAACTTAGGAAATAGAAATGTTTAAATTGGGGGAGGGTTTACGTGGACAATGGAGAATGAGGAGTTTCAAGAACTGGTCTTGAAGCAACTTCAAGTGCTTACAGAGGGGCAGTCCAGGCTTGAATCACGCCTTGGCAACGTTGACTCGCGGCTGGGTCAGGTTGAGCTGCGCCTGGACAACGTCGACTCAAGGCTGGGCCAGGTAGAGTCGCGCCTGGACAATGTGGAATCACACCTCCAAAATGTCGACGCGCGGCTGGGTCAGGTCGAGTTGCGCCTGGACAACGTCGACTCGCGGCTGGGTCAAGTAGAATCACGCCTTGACAACGTCGACTCAAGGCTGGGCCAGGTAGAGTCGCGCCTGGACAGTGTGGAATCACACCTCCAAAATGTCGACGCGCGGCTGGAGAATGTGGAAAAAGGCCAGCTGAAAATTGAAACACGCCTTGAAAATGAGGTTATCGAGAAAATCCGGGCGCTCTTCGATGATCGAGAGGTGCAAAGCGCCAAGCTTGACCAGATCATAGCCAGGGAAGAGAATATCCTGGCGGATATCAATTACCTCGTAAGCAGGGTTGTCCGCCTGGAAAAAATGGCGAAGTGACAAAAACATGGACCGGGCTCAAAAAGCTGGTGAAAGACTTGACACTTAACTGGAGGCCTGAGGCGTGTTAACTCCCCGGCAGAAGCAAAGATACATCTCCGGTTGGTTGAAGAGAAAAGAGGAGAGGCAAGCGCAGCTGAAAGAGCAGCAGCGACTGGCACTGGAAAAGGCCTTCGAAATTGCTCGGATGTTAAAGGCAAAGTACAGAGCAAGAAAGGTTATCCTGTTCGGGTCGCTCGTCAAGGGCAAGTATTGGAAGCATTCAGATATCGACATCGCCGTCCATGGCATAGATGAAAGCCGCTATTTGGATGCGGCCTGGGAAGCTTCCCAGATTGCTCTCCCTTTCAAGGTTGACCTGCTTCCTCTTGAGAGTGTTTCCGGGACTCTCAAGAGAAAAATCGAGGACGAGGGGCTGGCAATGTAGTGGAGCAACAGGTAACGGGATTTCTGAATGACCTGTTGGAAATAATGAAGGATCTTTCGTGATTTTCTTCGTTCGGGCAAAACAAGAAAGGATGTATGCGATGCGAATTCTGGTGACGGGCGGGGCGGGGTTCATCGGCTCCCATGTTGTCGACGCTCTGGTTGCCGCAGGGCATGAGGTTGTCGTGGTTGACGACCTCAGCACCGGGAGGGAGGAGAACCTGGCGGCCGCCCTGCGGGGCGGGGCGAAGTTTTACAAAATGGACATCTGCGAGCCGGGGCTGGAGGAGATCTTCCGGGAGGGTAAGTTCGATTTTGTGAACCACCACGCCGCCCAGATCGACGTGCGCCGCTCTGTTGCGGACCCGGTTGAGGACGCCAGGACGAACATCATCGGGCTTTTGAACGTGCTCGAGAACTGCCGCCGCTTCCAGGTGAAGGGCGTGGTCTTTGCCTCTTCAGGCGGGGTCGTCTACGGGGAGCCGCGGAGGCTCCCGGTGGATGAAAACCACCCCAAGGGGCCGCTCTCACCCTACGGGGTGAGCAAGCTCTCCTCGGAGTTCTACTTTGCCTGCTACTGGGGCGTCTTCGGCCTGCCCTACGTCTCCCTTCGCTATTCGAACGTCTACGGCCCGCGCCAGGACCCCCACGGGGAGGCCGGGGTGGTGGCCATCTTCGGGAAAAAGATGCTCCGGGGCGAGGCCCCGGTGATCTACGGGGACGGGGAGCAGGTGCGGGACTACGTCTACGTGGGGGATGTGGTGCGGGCGAACATGCTTGCCCTGGAGCGGCTCGAGCGGCTTGCGGCCGCAGGCCCTGGCCCGGGCGGTGCCGGCTGCGCCATCAATGACTTCGCCTACAACATCGGCACCGGGAGGCCCACCTCGGTGAACGAGCTTTTCCGGATGCTCCGGAAGATCACTGGGTTCTCCGGGGAGGCGGTCCCCGGCCCGGAGCGGCCGGGAGAGCTCAGGCGCATCTTCCTCGACTGCGCCAGGGCGAAGCGGGAGCTGGGCTGGGAGCCCGGGGTTGACCTCGAGCAGGGCCTCCGCCTGACGGTCGCCTCCCTCGCCGGGCAAAATCCGTAATATTTAGGCCGCCTTTTGGTTGTTTATGCAGGGCAGGAGCCTGAAGAAAAGCCAGGCAGTTGCTGCGCCGGTATCGTGGCTTGGTATTGTCCTGCCCAGATGCAGCTGCAGGAGCCATTTTAACTGGCTTGAAGATTTCCCAGGTGCAGTTTTCGTGATGGCTTGACTTTTTCTTAAGTGCGTGTTATTTTTTTCTTGGCGTCATTTCGAATTCGTAATATTCGGTGTCGAAAGGTGACGGTCGTGTCCGAACTCCGCTTCTTCGAGCTATTCTGCAGGGTGCACCGGAAGCTGCTGAAGAGGCTCTTCCCCCTGTGCAGGCGGGAAGGGCTCTCCGGCCCCGAATTCCTGGTGCTCTGGAAGGTAAACAAAAGAGGCTCCTGCCGGGCGACCGACCTCGCCGAGGAAACAGGCATCCCGCCGAGCACCCTGACGGGGATCTTAGACCGGCTGGAGGGACGGGGGTGGATTAAGCGCATCCCTGACCCCGATGACCGGAGGAGCGTGCTGGTGGGGGGAACGCCGCGCCTCAAAAGTTTTCTCGCAGACCTCCTCGCCGGGCTCGAGAAGGAGCTGCAGCGCATCTTCGGGTCGCTCCCCTGTCCCGACATCCTGAGCCGCCTCGAAGACGATCTGCAGCTGCTGCTTGTCTGCCTGGACTCAGGAAAGGGTGAAAGCAATTGACGGGAACCGATCGGGAGCGAGGACTCCGGCATCTCCAGGACCCCCGCGCCGCTGCCCCGGCAGGGGGAAGAAGCGGCTACTTCTGGTTCGTACCTGTGCTGACGTCTTTGATCGGGGCCTTCATGGCGATCCTGGACTCCAGCATCGTCAACGTCGCCATTCCCACCATCATGAACATCTTCAACACCGACATCAGCACCGTGGAGTGGGTGGTCACCATCTACATGCTGGCGCTCGGTGTTGTTGTCCCCTTGAGCGGCTGGCTGGGCGACAGGCTGGGCTTCAAGCGCCTGTACATCCTCTCTCTGCTCATTTTTACGTTCGGGTCGCTTTTGTGCAGCCTGAGCTGGAACATTGACTCCCTCATTGCTGCCCGGGTGATCCAGGCGCTGGGGGGAGGGATGATCATGCCCACGACGATGGCAATGGTCGTCCGGATCGTTCCCCCCGAGATGCTCGGCAGCGGCATGGGGATCTTCGGGATCGCCCTCCTCGTGGCGCCGGCGATAGGCCCTACCCTGGGAGGCTACCTGGTTGAATACGTCAACTGGCGCTGGATCTTCACCATCAACCTGCCCATCGGTGTGCTGGGGACACTGCTTTCGCATTTCTTCATTCCCGACTTCCCTCCCGCCGGGGCGGGCCGCCTCGATACCGGAGGGGTCCTGACTTCTGCCACAGGGTTGTTCTGCCTGCTGCTGGCTCTCAGCAAGGGGAACGACTGGGGGTGGGCCTCGGAGTCTATAGTTCTCCTTCTCTACACGAGCGTGGTGATGCTGGGCCTCTTCGTTTATCTGGAGCTGACCCAGGAGAATCCCCTCCTCGACCTGCGCGTCT is part of the Bacillota bacterium genome and harbors:
- a CDS encoding nucleotidyltransferase domain-containing protein; translated protein: MLTPRQKQRYISGWLKRKEERQAQLKEQQRLALEKAFEIARMLKAKYRARKVILFGSLVKGKYWKHSDIDIAVHGIDESRYLDAAWEASQIALPFKVDLLPLESVSGTLKRKIEDEGLAM
- a CDS encoding NAD-dependent epimerase/dehydratase family protein, whose translation is MRILVTGGAGFIGSHVVDALVAAGHEVVVVDDLSTGREENLAAALRGGAKFYKMDICEPGLEEIFREGKFDFVNHHAAQIDVRRSVADPVEDARTNIIGLLNVLENCRRFQVKGVVFASSGGVVYGEPRRLPVDENHPKGPLSPYGVSKLSSEFYFACYWGVFGLPYVSLRYSNVYGPRQDPHGEAGVVAIFGKKMLRGEAPVIYGDGEQVRDYVYVGDVVRANMLALERLERLAAAGPGPGGAGCAINDFAYNIGTGRPTSVNELFRMLRKITGFSGEAVPGPERPGELRRIFLDCARAKRELGWEPGVDLEQGLRLTVASLAGQNP
- a CDS encoding MarR family transcriptional regulator, coding for MTVVSELRFFELFCRVHRKLLKRLFPLCRREGLSGPEFLVLWKVNKRGSCRATDLAEETGIPPSTLTGILDRLEGRGWIKRIPDPDDRRSVLVGGTPRLKSFLADLLAGLEKELQRIFGSLPCPDILSRLEDDLQLLLVCLDSGKGESN